TCTTCCAGGTGCTCAAGCGCCACTACGCGCGCTACACGCCGGCCGTTGTCTCGCGCATCTGCGGCGTGCCCGAGGAGCTGTTCCTCAAGGTGGCCAGGACGCTGTGCGACAACTCGGGGCGCGAGCGCACGAGCGCCATCTGCTACGCGGTGGGCTGGACGCAGCACTCGGTGGGCGTGCAGAACATCCGCGCCGCGGGCATCATCCAATTGCTCCTGGGCAACATCGGCCGGCCCGGTGGCGGCATCATGGCCCTGCGCGGCCACGCCTCCATCCAGGGCTCCAGCGACATCCCCACGCTCTACAACCTGCTGCCCGGCTACATCCCCATGCCGCACGCGCCGGACGCGCAGCGCTTCGACCAGTACCTCCACAACAACGTGTCGGCCAGCGGCTGGTGGAGCGAGTTCCCCAAGTACGTCGTCTCGCTGCTCAAGGCGTACTACGGCGACGCCGCGACGAAGAAGAACGACTGGTGCTTCCACTGGCTGCCCAAGCTCACCGGGGACCACTCGCACATGACGACCGTGGCCGACATGGCCGACGGCAAGCTCAAGGGCTACTTCGTCATGGGGCAGAACCCCGTGGTGGGCTCGATGAACGGCGCGCTGCACCGCAAGGCGCTGCACAAGCTCGAGTGGCTGGTGGTGAGCGACCTCACCCTCATCGAGACGGCCGAGTTCTGGCGCACCGCCCCGGAAGTCCTCCGCGGCGACGTGAGGCCCCAGGACATCCAGACCGAGGTCTTCTTCTTCCCGAGCGCCGCGCACACGGAGAAGTCCGGCTCGTTCACCAACACCCAGCGCCTGTTGCAGTGGCACTCGCAGGCGGTGGAGCCACCGGGCGAGGCCCGGAGCGATCTGCAGTTCATCTTCGAGCTGGGGCGCCGGCTCAAGGCGCTCTACGCGGACTCCACCGAGGAGAAGGATCGGCCCATCCAGGCGCTCACCTGGGACTACCCCACCCACGGCCCGCTCGACGAGCCGGACGCCGAGGCCGTGCTCAGGGAGATCAACGGCTACACGGTGAAGGACGGCGTGCCCGTGCCGGGCTTCACGAAGCTCGAGGCGGACGGCAGCACGGCGTGTGGCTGTTGGATCTACTCGGGTGCTTACGCGAACGGGGTGAACCAGCCCGCGCGGCGCAAGCCGGGCCAGGAGCAGACGTGGGTGGCGCCCGAGTGGGGCTGGGCGTGGCCGGCCAACCGGCGGATGCTCTACAACCGCGCCTCGGCGGATCCCGAGGGCCGCCCGTGGAGCGAGCGCAAGAAGTACGTCTGGTGGGACGAGGGCCAGCGCCGGTGGACGGGCGAGGACGTGCCCGACTTCATCGTGGACCGGGAGCCCTCGTACCGGGCGAGCAAGGGAGACCAGGGGCTGGACACGCTCTCCGGGGATGATCCCTTCCTGCTGCAGGCGGATGGCAAGGGGTGGCTGTTCGCGCCGAGCGGCATGGTGGACGGCCCGCTGCCCACGCACTACGAGCCCCTGGAGTCCTCGGTGCACAACGCCCTCTACGGGCAGCAGTGCAACCCGGCGCGCTACGACTGGCGGCGCCGCGACAACCCCATGGCGCGGGCGTGGGAGGATCCGCGCTACCCGTACATGCTCACCACGTACCGGCTCACCGAGCACCACACGGCGGGCGGCATGTCGCGCTGGCTGCCGTGGCTGAGCGAGCTGCAGCCGGAGATGTTCGTGGAGGTGTCGCCGGAGCTGGCGGCG
Above is a window of Cystobacter fuscus DNA encoding:
- the fdh gene encoding formate dehydrogenase encodes the protein MGLFNLLSRWPLLRQIQRKDALGLGESAMSERSRQLEPRTVRADKVVPSVCPYCAVGCGQKVYVKDGKILDIEGDEASPISRGRLCPKGSASFQLVTGNHRVLDVLYRRPGAMQWEKLPLHKAMDMLAERVKKARDTTWQAKTESGDIVNRTLGIAHLGGATLDNEENYLIKKLFTAGLGIVQVENQARIUHSSTVPGLGITLGRGGATGFQQDLAHSDCILIQGSNMAECHPVGFQWVMEARERGATVIHVDPRFSRTSAMADVFVPLRAGTDIAFLGGIIHYILENERYFHDYVVHYTNAPAILREDFRDTEDLDGLFSGYDPETGKYSPHTWQYEGLDGVVPAAGHKEIFAEPGAGGHGKVQGKHITEVSRDKTLQHPRCVFQVLKRHYARYTPAVVSRICGVPEELFLKVARTLCDNSGRERTSAICYAVGWTQHSVGVQNIRAAGIIQLLLGNIGRPGGGIMALRGHASIQGSSDIPTLYNLLPGYIPMPHAPDAQRFDQYLHNNVSASGWWSEFPKYVVSLLKAYYGDAATKKNDWCFHWLPKLTGDHSHMTTVADMADGKLKGYFVMGQNPVVGSMNGALHRKALHKLEWLVVSDLTLIETAEFWRTAPEVLRGDVRPQDIQTEVFFFPSAAHTEKSGSFTNTQRLLQWHSQAVEPPGEARSDLQFIFELGRRLKALYADSTEEKDRPIQALTWDYPTHGPLDEPDAEAVLREINGYTVKDGVPVPGFTKLEADGSTACGCWIYSGAYANGVNQPARRKPGQEQTWVAPEWGWAWPANRRMLYNRASADPEGRPWSERKKYVWWDEGQRRWTGEDVPDFIVDREPSYRASKGDQGLDTLSGDDPFLLQADGKGWLFAPSGMVDGPLPTHYEPLESSVHNALYGQQCNPARYDWRRRDNPMARAWEDPRYPYMLTTYRLTEHHTAGGMSRWLPWLSELQPEMFVEVSPELAARAELENGGWCTVSTARGQVECRVLVTERLRPLRVDGKLVHQVGMPYHWGYSGRVKGESTNDLTAFSADPNVSIQESKVLACNVLPGRRGQGRLAAMGWEPPPLPPGVVEVPRDNEGVGPPSPQPEQDPRE